Proteins encoded by one window of Enterobacter hormaechei subsp. xiangfangensis:
- the speB gene encoding agmatinase, which produces MSTLGHQYDNSLVSNAFGFLRLPMNFQPYDSDADWVITGVPFDMATSGRAGGRHGPAAIRQVSTNLAWEHNRFPWNFDMRERLNVVDCGDLVYAFGDAREMSEKLQAHAEKLLAAGKRMLSFGGDHFVTLPLLRAHAKHFGKMALVHFDAHTDTYANGCEFDHGTMFYTAPKEGLIDPNHSVQIGIRTEFDKDNGFTVLDAGQVNDRGVDDILSQVKQIVGDMPVYLTFDIDCLDPAFAPGTGTPVIGGLTSDRAIKLVRGLKDLNIVGMDVVEVAPAYDQSEITALAAATLALEMLYIQAAKKGE; this is translated from the coding sequence ATGAGCACTTTAGGTCATCAGTACGATAACTCTCTGGTATCTAACGCGTTTGGTTTTTTACGCCTTCCGATGAACTTCCAGCCGTACGACAGCGATGCGGACTGGGTGATCACCGGCGTACCGTTCGACATGGCAACGTCCGGTCGCGCGGGTGGTCGTCATGGTCCGGCGGCGATCCGTCAGGTTTCCACTAACCTGGCCTGGGAGCACAACCGCTTCCCGTGGAACTTCGACATGCGCGAGCGCCTGAACGTGGTGGACTGCGGCGATCTGGTGTACGCCTTCGGCGACGCGCGTGAAATGAGCGAAAAATTGCAGGCGCACGCCGAGAAGCTGCTGGCGGCCGGTAAACGCATGCTCTCCTTCGGCGGTGACCACTTCGTGACCCTGCCGCTGCTGCGCGCCCACGCGAAGCACTTCGGTAAAATGGCGCTGGTGCACTTCGATGCGCACACCGACACCTACGCGAACGGCTGCGAGTTCGACCACGGCACCATGTTCTACACCGCGCCGAAGGAAGGCCTGATCGATCCAAACCACTCCGTGCAGATCGGCATCCGCACCGAGTTCGACAAAGACAACGGCTTCACCGTACTTGACGCGGGCCAGGTGAACGATCGCGGCGTGGACGATATTCTGTCTCAGGTTAAGCAGATCGTCGGCGATATGCCTGTCTACCTGACCTTCGACATTGACTGCCTTGATCCGGCATTCGCACCGGGGACCGGTACGCCGGTGATCGGCGGCCTGACGTCAGATCGCGCCATCAAGCTGGTGCGCGGCCTGAAGGATCTGAACATCGTCGGGATGGACGTGGTGGAAGTGGCTCCGGCCTATGACCAGTCCGAGATCACCGCGCTGGCCGCGGCGACCCTGGCGCTGGAAATGCTCTACATCCAGGCGGCGAAAAAAGGCGAATAA
- the speA gene encoding biosynthetic arginine decarboxylase, producing MSDDMSSFSPSSAGEQGVLRSMQEVAMSSEEASKMLRTYNIAWWGNNYYDVNELGHISVCPDPDVPEARVDLAKLVKTREAQGQRLPALFCFPQILQHRLRSINAAFKRARESYGYNGDYFLVYPIKVNQHRRVIESLIHSGEPLGLEAGSKAELMAVLAHAGMTRSVIVCNGYKDREYIRLALIGEKMGHKVYLVIEKMTEIAIVLEEAERLNVIPRLGVRARLASQGSGKWQSSGGEKSKFGLAANQVLQLVEILRERGRLDSIQLLHFHLGSQMANIRDIATGVRESARFYVELHKLGVNIQCFDVGGGLGVDYEGTRSQSDCSVNYGLNEYANNIIWAIGDACEEHGLPHPTVITESGRAVTAHHTVLVSNIIGVERSEITEATPPADDAPRSLQSMWETWQEMHEPGTRRSLREWLHDSQMDLHDIHVGYSSGTFSLQERAWAEQLYLNMCHEVQKQLDPSNRAHRPIIDELQERMADKMYVNFSLFQSMPDAWGIDQLFPVLPLEGLNHAPERRAVLLDITCDSDGAIDHYVDGDGIATTMPMPEYDPENPPMLGFFMVGAYQEILGNMHNLFGDTEAVDVFVFPDGSVEVELSDEGDTVADMLEYVQLDPKKLLTQFRDQVKNTGLDDALQQQFLEEFEAGLYGYTYLEDE from the coding sequence ATGTCTGACGACATGTCTTCTTTTTCGCCTTCGTCAGCGGGCGAACAGGGTGTACTACGTTCTATGCAGGAGGTTGCGATGAGCTCCGAGGAAGCCAGCAAGATGCTGCGCACTTACAATATTGCCTGGTGGGGCAATAACTACTACGACGTTAACGAGCTGGGCCACATCAGTGTCTGCCCGGATCCGGACGTCCCGGAAGCGCGCGTGGATCTCGCTAAACTGGTGAAAACCCGTGAAGCGCAGGGTCAGCGCTTGCCTGCACTGTTCTGCTTCCCGCAGATCCTGCAACATCGCCTGCGTTCTATTAACGCCGCGTTCAAACGCGCGCGGGAATCGTATGGTTATAACGGCGACTATTTCCTCGTTTACCCGATCAAGGTCAACCAGCACCGTCGCGTGATTGAGTCCCTGATCCACTCCGGCGAGCCGCTGGGCCTGGAAGCAGGCTCTAAAGCGGAGCTGATGGCGGTTCTGGCGCACGCGGGCATGACCCGGTCGGTGATCGTCTGTAACGGCTATAAAGATCGCGAATACATTCGTCTGGCGCTGATTGGCGAGAAGATGGGGCACAAGGTCTATCTGGTGATCGAGAAGATGACCGAAATCGCGATCGTGCTGGAAGAGGCCGAGCGTCTGAACGTGATCCCGCGCCTTGGCGTGCGTGCGCGACTGGCGTCGCAGGGTTCCGGTAAATGGCAGTCTTCCGGCGGTGAAAAATCCAAGTTCGGCCTCGCGGCGAACCAGGTGCTTCAGCTGGTGGAAATTCTGCGCGAGCGCGGTCGTCTGGACAGCATTCAGCTGCTGCACTTCCACCTCGGCTCGCAGATGGCCAACATTCGCGACATCGCCACCGGCGTGCGTGAATCGGCACGTTTCTACGTTGAGCTGCATAAGCTCGGCGTGAATATTCAGTGCTTTGACGTGGGCGGCGGCCTGGGCGTGGACTACGAAGGGACCCGCTCGCAGTCTGACTGTTCGGTAAACTATGGCCTGAACGAATATGCCAACAACATCATCTGGGCGATTGGCGATGCCTGCGAAGAGCACGGCCTGCCGCACCCGACGGTGATCACCGAATCCGGCCGCGCGGTCACGGCGCACCATACGGTACTGGTCTCTAACATCATTGGCGTTGAGCGTAGCGAAATCACCGAAGCCACGCCTCCGGCAGACGATGCCCCACGTTCCCTGCAAAGCATGTGGGAAACCTGGCAGGAGATGCACGAGCCGGGCACGCGTCGTTCCCTGCGCGAATGGCTGCACGACAGCCAGATGGACCTGCACGATATTCACGTCGGCTACTCGTCAGGCACATTCAGCCTGCAAGAGCGCGCGTGGGCCGAGCAGCTCTACCTGAATATGTGCCACGAAGTGCAGAAACAGCTCGACCCGAGCAACCGCGCGCACCGTCCGATTATCGACGAGTTGCAGGAGCGTATGGCGGACAAAATGTACGTCAACTTCTCCCTGTTCCAGTCGATGCCGGATGCCTGGGGTATCGACCAGCTGTTCCCGGTTCTGCCGCTGGAAGGGCTGAACCACGCCCCGGAACGCCGCGCCGTGCTGCTGGACATCACCTGTGACTCTGACGGCGCGATTGACCATTACGTTGACGGTGACGGTATCGCAACGACGATGCCAATGCCGGAGTACGATCCGGAGAACCCGCCAATGCTGGGCTTCTTTATGGTGGGGGCGTATCAGGAGATCCTCGGCAACATGCACAACCTGTTCGGTGATACCGAAGCGGTTGACGTGTTTGTCTTCCCTGACGGCAGCGTGGAGGTTGAGCTGTCCGACGAAGGGGACACCGTGGCGGACATGCTCGAATACGTTCAGCTGGATCCGAAAAAACTGCTCACCCAGTTCCGCGATCAGGTGAAAAACACCGGTCTGGACGACGCGTTACAGCAGCAGTTCCTGGAAGAGTTTGAAGCGGGTCTGTACGGGTACACCTACCTGGAAGATGAGTAG
- the yqgB gene encoding acid stress response protein YqgB, protein MNKKPVARSGFQHTLLGNGAVNGLLSPYNAAIVVNCFTLNTKS, encoded by the coding sequence ATGAATAAGAAACCGGTCGCACGGTCTGGATTTCAGCATACTCTGCTGGGAAATGGAGCCGTTAATGGGTTGTTATCGCCGTATAACGCTGCGATAGTAGTCAACTGTTTTACACTTAATACAAAGAGTTGA
- the metK gene encoding methionine adenosyltransferase has product MAKHLFTSESVSEGHPDKIADQISDAVLDAILAQDPKARVACETYVKTGMVLVGGEITTSAWVDIEEITRNTVREIGYVHSDMGFDANSCAVLSAIGKQSPDINQGVDRADPLEQGAGDQGLMFGYATNETDVLMPAPVTYAHRLVQRQAEVRKNGTLPWLRPDAKSQVTFQYDDGKIVGIDAVVLSTQHAEEIDQKSLQEAVMEEIIKPVLPTEWLSSATKFFINPTGRFVIGGPMGDCGLTGRKIIVDTYGGMARHGGGAFSGKDPSKVDRSAAYAARYVAKNIVAAGLADRCEIQVSYAIGVAEPTSIMVETFGTEKVPSEQLTLLVREFFDLRPYGLIQMLDLLHPIYQETAAYGHFGREHFPWEKTDKAALLRDAAGLK; this is encoded by the coding sequence ATGGCAAAACACCTGTTTACGTCCGAGTCCGTATCAGAAGGACATCCTGATAAAATTGCTGACCAAATCTCCGATGCGGTGCTGGATGCGATCCTCGCGCAGGATCCAAAGGCGCGCGTAGCGTGTGAAACCTATGTCAAAACCGGCATGGTTCTGGTTGGCGGTGAGATCACCACCAGCGCATGGGTTGATATCGAAGAGATCACCCGTAACACGGTGCGTGAGATCGGTTATGTACATTCTGATATGGGCTTTGATGCCAACTCCTGCGCCGTACTGAGCGCGATTGGCAAACAGTCTCCGGACATCAACCAGGGCGTTGACCGTGCCGATCCGCTGGAACAGGGCGCGGGCGACCAGGGCCTGATGTTCGGCTACGCAACCAACGAAACCGACGTACTGATGCCAGCGCCGGTGACCTACGCACACCGTCTGGTGCAGCGTCAGGCTGAAGTGCGTAAAAACGGCACTCTGCCGTGGCTGCGTCCGGATGCAAAAAGCCAGGTGACCTTCCAGTATGACGACGGGAAAATCGTCGGTATTGATGCCGTGGTTCTTTCCACGCAGCATGCTGAAGAGATTGACCAGAAATCCCTGCAAGAAGCGGTGATGGAAGAGATCATCAAGCCGGTTCTGCCAACTGAATGGCTGAGCTCTGCGACCAAATTCTTCATCAACCCAACCGGACGCTTTGTTATCGGCGGCCCAATGGGTGACTGCGGTCTGACCGGTCGTAAAATCATTGTAGATACCTACGGCGGCATGGCACGTCACGGCGGCGGCGCATTCTCCGGTAAAGATCCGTCTAAAGTTGACCGTTCTGCCGCGTACGCTGCACGTTATGTGGCGAAAAACATCGTTGCTGCCGGTCTGGCTGACCGCTGTGAAATTCAGGTTTCCTACGCCATCGGCGTGGCTGAGCCAACCTCCATCATGGTGGAAACCTTCGGTACTGAAAAAGTGCCTTCTGAACAGCTGACCCTGCTGGTGCGTGAGTTCTTCGACCTGCGTCCATACGGTCTGATTCAGATGCTGGATCTGCTGCACCCAATCTACCAGGAAACCGCAGCGTACGGTCACTTTGGTCGCGAACATTTCCCATGGGAAAAAACCGACAAAGCCGCCCTGCTGCGTGATGCTGCCGGTCTGAAATAA